One genomic region from Aneurinibacillus migulanus encodes:
- the tmk gene encoding dTMP kinase, whose protein sequence is MRGCFVTFEGTDGSGKTTQIKLLYGFLQEKGYDVMLTREPGGTSISDSIRALLLDPKNREMKQETEVLLYAASRAQHVREKIIPALDQGKIVLCDRFVDASLAYQGYGLELPLEKIIQINRFATGGLTPDITYFLDLPSEISKERLQQRFSLHEGPDRIESKPDEYHQKVKRGFTAICSENEERIVKINAARDINTLHEDIRGHFLRYLAARQ, encoded by the coding sequence TTGAGAGGTTGTTTTGTTACATTTGAAGGAACTGACGGGTCGGGCAAGACCACCCAAATTAAATTATTGTATGGCTTTTTACAGGAGAAAGGCTATGATGTGATGCTCACCAGGGAACCAGGCGGCACGAGCATCAGTGATAGTATTAGAGCCTTGCTTCTGGATCCGAAAAACCGTGAAATGAAGCAGGAGACCGAAGTATTGCTATACGCTGCTTCGCGAGCCCAACACGTTCGTGAGAAGATTATCCCTGCACTTGACCAAGGAAAAATTGTGCTGTGTGATCGATTTGTAGATGCCAGCTTGGCCTACCAAGGATACGGCTTGGAACTTCCGTTAGAAAAAATTATACAGATTAACCGCTTTGCAACCGGTGGTTTGACCCCGGATATAACCTATTTTCTTGATTTACCGTCTGAGATTAGCAAGGAACGGCTCCAGCAGCGCTTCAGCTTACATGAAGGGCCGGACCGTATCGAAAGTAAACCGGATGAGTATCATCAGAAGGTAAAGAGAGGCTTTACCGCTATTTGTAGCGAGAATGAGGAACGGATTGTTAAAATAAATGCGGCACGTGATATTAATACCTTGCATGAAGACATTCGTGGACACTTTTTGCGCTATCTCGCCGCCAGACAATAG
- a CDS encoding YaaR family protein, with protein MKRMISMRIGENMPIDKTLGIEPKQKTLPQYYVDFDEVMQTRSQQLDVQKFNKLIEQIDMQGERLAKSRTIKDLKEYKSLVKNFMEEAVKNGVALEERHGFSRRGRSKVYKIITEVDKKLTEVTDAVLQKEQKGINILDTIGEIRGLLINMYM; from the coding sequence ATGAAAAGGATGATTTCCATGCGAATTGGAGAAAACATGCCAATTGATAAAACGCTAGGGATTGAGCCGAAGCAGAAGACGCTTCCCCAGTATTATGTCGATTTTGACGAAGTTATGCAGACCCGTAGCCAACAGCTCGATGTTCAGAAGTTCAACAAGCTTATTGAGCAAATCGACATGCAGGGTGAACGGCTTGCGAAATCGCGTACGATTAAAGACTTGAAAGAATATAAATCCTTAGTTAAAAACTTTATGGAAGAAGCGGTAAAAAACGGTGTAGCACTGGAAGAAAGGCATGGCTTCAGCCGACGTGGACGCAGTAAAGTGTACAAAATTATTACGGAAGTAGATAAAAAGCTAACAGAAGTAACGGATGCCGTGCTGCAAAAAGAGCAGAAAGGCATCAACATTCTTGATACGATTGGTGAAATTAGAGGCTTGCTAATCAATATGTATATGTAA
- the holB gene encoding DNA polymerase III subunit delta' yields the protein MWIDTMWSEFAAQRQAAELLHRSLKNNRLSHAYLFSGARGAGKRKMAKHLAKAIFCLRQNGDSCGECKNCRLIEEGNHLDVHWIEPEKNIIRIKQIEDLQKKFSYRAAESSHKVYIMEEAEKMNQEATNRLLKFLEEPPQGVVAILLTSNIHDLLPTVLSRCQIVSFHAPSPEAIAERLEQQGIKQGLARTAARIANDMDEAHTLCQSESFAQLRSLVIQLSEDIMERGTYALVTIHDKLLKQEKDPDRIDLFLDLLLLWFRDLLLFLLGQESQITNNDQMEPIQKQALRISQRRLVDGMGTILVTKNRLTHYANLQLSLEDMVLRLQEG from the coding sequence GTGTGGATTGATACTATGTGGAGTGAGTTTGCTGCACAGAGGCAGGCCGCCGAACTGCTGCATCGCAGCCTTAAGAATAACCGATTGTCGCATGCATACCTCTTTTCCGGAGCTAGAGGGGCAGGGAAAAGAAAAATGGCGAAGCATCTTGCCAAGGCTATCTTCTGCTTGCGACAGAACGGTGATAGCTGCGGAGAATGCAAGAACTGTCGGTTGATTGAAGAAGGTAACCATCTGGACGTACACTGGATTGAACCTGAGAAAAATATAATCCGCATTAAACAAATCGAAGACCTGCAGAAGAAATTCTCTTACCGGGCGGCGGAATCGAGTCATAAAGTGTATATTATGGAAGAAGCCGAAAAAATGAATCAGGAAGCAACCAACCGATTACTGAAATTTCTAGAAGAACCTCCCCAAGGAGTTGTTGCCATTCTTCTCACCAGTAATATCCATGATTTGCTTCCTACTGTTCTCTCACGCTGTCAAATTGTTTCTTTTCATGCGCCTTCTCCTGAAGCCATTGCAGAACGGCTTGAGCAGCAAGGGATAAAACAAGGATTGGCCAGAACGGCGGCACGAATTGCCAACGATATGGATGAAGCACACACATTATGCCAATCAGAATCGTTTGCGCAGTTGAGAAGCCTAGTGATACAATTAAGTGAGGATATAATGGAACGAGGCACATATGCTCTCGTTACCATTCACGATAAACTCCTCAAACAGGAGAAAGACCCTGACAGAATCGACCTGTTTCTTGATTTATTATTGCTCTGGTTCCGCGATTTATTGCTTTTTTTGCTGGGACAGGAATCCCAGATTACGAATAATGATCAGATGGAGCCCATTCAGAAACAGGCATTACGCATCAGTCAGCGCAGACTTGTTGATGGAATGGGAACAATCCTGGTAACGAAAAACAGGCTTACGCACTATGCGAACCTGCAGTTATCCTTGGAAGATATGGTGCTTCGTCTGCAGGAGGGATAA
- a CDS encoding PSP1 domain-containing protein: MFDVVGVRFKKAGKIYYFDPGEFPIENQDHVIVETARGVEYGQVVIGRKQVDDNDVVLPLKKVLRIADDQDRFQVEDNHKLAKEAFSICQEKIVVHKLEMKLVDVEYTFDKNKIIFYFTADGRVDFRELVKDLAAIFRTRIELRQIGVRDEAKMLGGIGPCGRILCCSTFLGDFEPVSIKMAKDQNLSLNPAKISGLCGRLMCCLKYENDNYESAKDELPDVGREVATPMGYGRVVGLNILERKVQINLYEAEQIMELPLEEISVVEKVQ, translated from the coding sequence TTGTTTGATGTTGTAGGTGTCCGCTTCAAAAAAGCGGGGAAGATATATTACTTTGATCCGGGAGAATTCCCGATTGAGAATCAAGACCATGTTATTGTAGAAACAGCACGCGGTGTGGAATACGGACAAGTTGTCATCGGTCGTAAGCAGGTAGATGATAATGATGTCGTATTGCCATTGAAGAAGGTGCTTCGTATTGCAGATGATCAGGATCGTTTTCAGGTGGAAGACAATCATAAATTGGCGAAGGAAGCTTTTAGCATATGCCAGGAGAAAATTGTTGTCCACAAACTGGAAATGAAGCTGGTCGATGTAGAATACACGTTTGACAAGAACAAAATCATTTTCTATTTCACGGCGGATGGCCGTGTGGATTTCCGAGAACTAGTTAAGGACCTGGCTGCCATTTTCCGTACGCGCATCGAACTTCGGCAAATCGGTGTACGTGACGAGGCAAAAATGCTCGGCGGTATCGGGCCATGTGGCCGCATTCTTTGTTGCTCTACATTCCTTGGAGATTTTGAGCCGGTATCAATTAAAATGGCGAAAGATCAAAACTTATCATTAAATCCGGCTAAGATTTCTGGGCTATGTGGACGGCTAATGTGCTGCCTGAAATATGAAAACGATAATTATGAAAGCGCGAAGGACGAGCTGCCAGATGTCGGCAGGGAAGTGGCAACGCCGATGGGATATGGCCGTGTTGTAGGCTTGAACATTCTGGAGCGCAAAGTTCAGATAAACTTGTACGAGGCCGAACAGATTATGGAACTGCCTCTCGAAGAAATTAGCGTGGTGGAGAAGGTGCAGTAG
- the yabA gene encoding DNA replication initiation control protein YabA, whose amino-acid sequence MNKQSMFHQLALIEEKVGGLYEEIGHLKNAMLELMEENKNLLIENQHLRERLQQRETELEKKEKRQSSGVKAKKDKKKRAVVGEGYDNLARLYQEGFHICNVHYGSLRTDGDCLFCLAFLNKQG is encoded by the coding sequence GTGAACAAACAGAGCATGTTTCACCAGCTTGCGTTAATTGAGGAAAAAGTGGGCGGATTGTACGAAGAAATCGGCCATTTGAAAAATGCGATGCTGGAGCTTATGGAGGAAAACAAAAATCTCTTGATAGAGAATCAACACCTTAGAGAGCGTCTGCAGCAGCGCGAAACGGAACTTGAGAAAAAAGAGAAGCGCCAAAGCAGCGGGGTAAAAGCGAAGAAAGATAAGAAGAAACGGGCGGTTGTCGGGGAAGGGTATGATAATCTAGCACGTTTATACCAAGAAGGTTTCCATATTTGCAATGTGCATTACGGGAGTCTGCGTACAGACGGAGATTGCCTGTTTTGTCTCGCATTCTTAAATAAACAGGGATAA
- a CDS encoding tRNA1(Val) (adenine(37)-N6)-methyltransferase has product MKRVHLYSDERVDDLLTKNMKIIQSKEVFCFSLDAVLLSRFVSLPMKRGRIIDFCTGNGVIPLLLSTRTECPIDAVEIQERLYDMAQRNVALNDLEDRINVYRGDVKDAHTFLRNGGYDALTCNPPYMPAIGGDKNKSSHVAIARHEILLTLEEMIRASSRLVRSGGKVAYVHRAGRLADIMTLMRQYRIEPKRIRFVHPKPGIEANMVLIEGIRDGKPDVKVLPPLIVYNEDGTYCDEIYSIYYGDRRRE; this is encoded by the coding sequence ATGAAGAGAGTGCATCTGTATTCGGATGAACGAGTAGATGATTTATTGACAAAGAATATGAAAATTATCCAGAGCAAAGAAGTGTTCTGCTTCTCTCTGGATGCCGTGCTTCTGTCTCGCTTCGTGTCCTTACCGATGAAAAGGGGACGTATCATCGATTTTTGTACCGGAAATGGCGTGATTCCCCTTCTGCTCAGCACACGAACGGAGTGTCCCATCGATGCAGTGGAAATTCAGGAACGGCTGTATGATATGGCGCAACGAAATGTTGCACTGAATGATTTGGAGGATCGCATCAACGTGTATCGTGGCGACGTAAAAGACGCGCATACGTTCTTAAGAAACGGAGGATACGATGCGTTGACCTGCAATCCGCCGTATATGCCGGCCATAGGCGGAGATAAGAACAAGAGCAGCCACGTGGCAATCGCACGTCATGAAATTCTGCTCACACTTGAAGAGATGATTCGGGCCAGCAGTCGTTTGGTTCGTAGCGGTGGAAAAGTGGCGTATGTACATCGTGCGGGCCGATTGGCTGACATCATGACGCTGATGCGCCAGTACAGAATTGAGCCGAAACGCATCCGATTTGTTCATCCGAAACCAGGGATAGAAGCTAACATGGTGCTAATTGAAGGGATCAGGGATGGAAAACCCGATGTAAAAGTGTTACCACCGTTGATTGTATATAATGAAGACGGGACATACTGTGATGAGATTTATTCCATTTATTACGGAGACAGGAGGAGAGAATGA
- the rsmI gene encoding 16S rRNA (cytidine(1402)-2'-O)-methyltransferase, giving the protein MFVQKSFVSGKEEGQLYLVATPIGNLDDMTVRAIHTLREVDIIAAEDTRQTRKLLTHFQIETRLISYHEHNKTASGPEIIRLLMEGKSVALVSDAGLPAISDPGEDLVRAAVEEGITIIPIPGANAGLSALIVSGLPTDKFVFRGFLPRDKKERREELERLRPYPETLIFYESPHRISKTLHEMLEIFGDRKIALGRELTKRYEEFIRGGMEEVLRFLEEQEEIRGEFTLIVEGSTEVEEAETDSWWRGLDIVTHVNVHIEKGANKKEALKLTAEERGLPKREVYNEYHQNEK; this is encoded by the coding sequence ATGTTCGTTCAGAAGAGCTTCGTGTCTGGGAAAGAAGAGGGCCAGCTATATCTTGTAGCTACACCGATTGGCAACCTTGATGATATGACAGTGCGTGCCATTCATACACTGCGAGAAGTGGACATTATTGCTGCCGAAGATACGAGACAAACACGTAAGCTGTTGACCCATTTTCAAATTGAGACAAGGCTTATCAGCTATCATGAACATAATAAGACAGCAAGCGGACCGGAAATCATCCGCCTGTTAATGGAAGGAAAATCGGTAGCTCTCGTTAGCGATGCCGGTCTTCCCGCCATTTCCGACCCGGGGGAGGATTTGGTGCGTGCCGCGGTGGAAGAAGGAATTACGATTATTCCCATCCCAGGTGCCAACGCTGGGCTTTCGGCCCTTATCGTATCCGGGTTGCCTACAGACAAGTTCGTTTTTCGCGGATTCTTGCCGCGGGATAAAAAGGAACGGAGAGAAGAGCTAGAACGCCTCCGTCCTTATCCCGAGACATTAATTTTCTATGAATCACCTCATCGAATCAGTAAAACGTTGCATGAAATGCTGGAGATTTTCGGTGATAGAAAGATAGCGCTTGGAAGAGAGTTAACTAAACGGTATGAAGAATTTATTCGGGGAGGTATGGAAGAAGTTCTACGTTTCCTTGAAGAGCAGGAAGAAATCAGAGGAGAATTCACCTTGATTGTCGAAGGAAGCACAGAAGTGGAAGAAGCTGAAACAGACAGTTGGTGGAGAGGGCTTGATATCGTCACTCACGTTAATGTTCATATTGAAAAAGGTGCAAACAAAAAGGAAGCGTTAAAGTTAACAGCTGAAGAACGTGGATTGCCGAAACGTGAAGTATACAACGAGTATCATCAGAACGAAAAATAA
- a CDS encoding AbrB/MazE/SpoVT family DNA-binding domain-containing protein yields the protein MKSTGIVRKVDELGRVVIPIELRRTLGIGEKDALEIYVDGERIMLKKYEPACIFCGSTEETVTYKGKIICGNCLSEMPATQKA from the coding sequence ATGAAATCAACAGGTATTGTAAGAAAAGTAGATGAACTGGGCCGTGTCGTTATTCCGATTGAACTTCGCCGCACACTGGGCATTGGAGAAAAAGATGCTCTGGAAATCTATGTAGATGGGGAGCGCATCATGCTCAAGAAATATGAACCCGCTTGCATTTTCTGCGGCAGCACGGAAGAAACTGTAACATATAAAGGCAAAATCATCTGCGGAAACTGTCTTTCCGAGATGCCTGCTACGCAAAAAGCGTAA